In Crassostrea angulata isolate pt1a10 chromosome 4, ASM2561291v2, whole genome shotgun sequence, one genomic interval encodes:
- the LOC128182388 gene encoding galactose mutarotase-like, with protein MTGVVPSQDSFGTLKDGTQVSRFSFTNKNNVTVRVINYGATITDVLLPDKNGSVEDISLGFDSVQEYKSQHSYIGAALGRVTERIKGAKFEIDGVEYKVSANDNNIHQVHGGISGFDTKMFTASINGDTVVMKYVSLDGEEGFPGEVTAEFTFRLTEENELILGYTATTTKPTPVNLSNHVYFNLAGHGAGNVGDHILTVNSCRHIPLDKEYIPLGDGTISDVKGTPFDLTTPTQLRERMKDVLVSNYVFEGHGKKKHVAKLELPSTGRTVDCFTTEPCMETYFSCAMRTMKGKNGATYGAYENGGICLIPMQYSSAVNMPNFPNMILQPGQTYTQTTSYKFGF; from the exons ATGACTGGTGTTGTCCCTTCACAAGATTCCTTTGGTACACTGAAAGACGGCACGCAAGTATCGAG ATTtagttttacaaataaaaataatgtgacTGTCCGTGTGATCAACTATGGTGCAACTATTACTGACGTTCTTCTCCCAGACAAAAACGGATCAGTTGAAGACATAAGCCTTGGTTTTGATAGCGTTCAAG AGTACAAGTCTCAGCATTCCTACATTGGGGCTGCTTTAGGACGCGTGACCGAGAGGATAAAAGGCGCGAAATTTGAAATTGACGGCGTGGAGTATAAAGTTTCTGCAAACGACAACAACATTCACCAGGTTCATGGAGGAATTTCCGGTTTTGATACG AAAATGTTTACGGCTTCAATCAACGGCGATACTGTTGTGATGAAATACGTCAGCCTTGACGGCGAAGAAGGCTTTCCGGGGGAAGTAACGGCGGAGTTCACCTTCCGGTTGACGGAGGAAAACGAGTTAATTCTGGGATACACAGCTACCACAACTAAACCCACCCCAGTCAACCTATCAAATCACGTGTACTTTAATCTAGCTGGTCAC GGAGCGGGGAATGTAGGCGACCACATTCTGACGGTAAATTCCTGTCGCCACATTCCGTTGGACAAAGAATACATACCACTAGGGGACG GGACTATATCTGATGTAAAGGGAACACCCTTCGACTTAACCACGCCCACTCAGCTGAGGGAGCGAATGAAAGACGTGCTAGTGTCTAACTATGTGTTTGAAGGTCATGGAAAGAAGAAACACGTTGCTAA ACTCGAACTACCATCCACCGGCCGAACGGTCGATTGCTTCACAACGGAACCGTGTATGGAGACTTACTTCTCTTGTGCCATGAGAACTATGAAGGGCAAGAATGGCGCTACATACGGAGCTTATGAAAATGGCGGGATATGTCTAATACCTATGCAGTACAGCAGTGCTGTTAATATG CCCAATTTTCCAAACATGATTTTGCAGCCAGGACAGACATACACACAAACAACGTCATACAAATTCGGGTTCTAG
- the LOC128182391 gene encoding thialysine N-epsilon-acetyltransferase-like isoform X1 yields MSIIVREALQTDCQGIMDLIMGLAVYEKMEDKVKMKLETLQEDGFGNEKYFKCFVADRQENGASKLIGYALYYFTYSTWEGKCIYMEDFYVSPEYRGKGVGSRLMGSVCKIAVEKKCARVQFSVLGGNKPSIDFYKRRGAIDMTEVEDWHLFRLTGSALEKLAANSNTV; encoded by the exons ATGTCGATAATTGTTCGCGAAGCGTTGCAGACAGACTGCCAAGGTATTATGGATCTAATAATG GGATTAGCGGTATACGAAAAGATGGAAgataaagtgaaaatgaaaTTAGAAA CACTTCAAGAAGACGGTtttggaaatgaaaaatatttcaaatgctTTGTAGCAGACAGACAAGAAAATG GTGCATCGAAATTAATAGGATACGCTCTATACTACTTTACCTACTCCACCTGGGAGGGTAAATGCATTTACATGGAGGATTTCTACGTGTCCCCAGAGTATCGAGGGAAAGGAGTGGGGTCAAGGTTAATGGGCTCTGTGTGTAAG ATTGCTGTCGAGAAGAAATGTGCCCGAGTTCAATTTTCAGTCCTTGGTGGGAATAAACCATCCATTGATTTTTACAAACGCAGAGGCGCCATTGACATGACGGAAGTTGAGGACTGGCATTTGTTTCGATTAACCGGAAGCGCATTGGAGAAGCTGGCAGCAAACAGTAATACTGTGTGA
- the LOC128182391 gene encoding thialysine N-epsilon-acetyltransferase-like isoform X2, with translation MEDKVKMKLETLQEDGFGNEKYFKCFVADRQENGASKLIGYALYYFTYSTWEGKCIYMEDFYVSPEYRGKGVGSRLMGSVCKIAVEKKCARVQFSVLGGNKPSIDFYKRRGAIDMTEVEDWHLFRLTGSALEKLAANSNTV, from the exons ATGGAAgataaagtgaaaatgaaaTTAGAAA CACTTCAAGAAGACGGTtttggaaatgaaaaatatttcaaatgctTTGTAGCAGACAGACAAGAAAATG GTGCATCGAAATTAATAGGATACGCTCTATACTACTTTACCTACTCCACCTGGGAGGGTAAATGCATTTACATGGAGGATTTCTACGTGTCCCCAGAGTATCGAGGGAAAGGAGTGGGGTCAAGGTTAATGGGCTCTGTGTGTAAG ATTGCTGTCGAGAAGAAATGTGCCCGAGTTCAATTTTCAGTCCTTGGTGGGAATAAACCATCCATTGATTTTTACAAACGCAGAGGCGCCATTGACATGACGGAAGTTGAGGACTGGCATTTGTTTCGATTAACCGGAAGCGCATTGGAGAAGCTGGCAGCAAACAGTAATACTGTGTGA